In the genome of Sphaeramia orbicularis chromosome 13, fSphaOr1.1, whole genome shotgun sequence, one region contains:
- the wdr81 gene encoding LOW QUALITY PROTEIN: WD repeat-containing protein 81 (The sequence of the model RefSeq protein was modified relative to this genomic sequence to represent the inferred CDS: inserted 10 bases in 7 codons; deleted 4 bases in 3 codons; substituted 8 bases at 8 genomic stop codons): protein MDWLIHAVEKDLGIDRRQLGSGPRPRELVALVPSRWVMGLRDRRVIRCARFDSISETEIGTYLHCPQAKLPPGWTRVCIQGLRKSKVSYRLARDPCYNQTEFIFQDSFIKTMQRVSQHNVRNLWREAHYKLVQPYAGPNEQMHVAAVDAVRHALQKLFNTTFISSDKMSPSLSPAREKDKENCFSSTSCGFSKSQSDHLCPNVLSVECLLETADMLYVVQPYTQYSLHDIVSFSPAKLANSHAKVLFILYQVLKALQACHAAGLSCGELSLQDIAVDEQLCSRLKLSLAHYEDLTMEGDAKSDVTGIQNSKNVLRKEVCVSQENKRLCEDCFGELKTLVLDWVHGRVSNFRYLMELNRLAGRRDGDPNYHPVLPWVVDFTTPFGKFRDLRRSKFRLNKGDKQLDFTYEMTKEALAAAGGNGVGGGSVGGDLSASVGTGGAGQPDHLHVPHHISDVLSDITYYVYKARQTPRSVLCSHVRSQWEPNEYPASMERMQSWTPDECIPEFYTDPTIFRSIHPDMPDLDVPSWLXILXRVHEVHRHLLESREVSXHLHHWIDLTFGYKLSGKEAVKAKNVCLHXVDNHTNLTTYGVVQLFDQPHPPRLSPXQYAPAEPPLLGLAALNVPSLHIPQFDTVADTVDGMVPESTGCESSGWTMVDKDEELEQGMEALDSLASAGSTSSTSSSVPLPNIGSAGGKVGGDNTALIVSQSPGSFPGDFTSSLGPGLRSAMLQRGGQTNKKHGEGSVSVTNAEEIKISLPEGFSPLQPLEELEKLNNFLVKSLHAEVWHPASEGTRESMITESLPSLTLLYQRDMQALGVVIAELFYSSKLRGLKPGAPLRQRFQAIMKLCSASLRDVPLSLHSCSXGPLLLIEKHSGSGHTQALDCPRPLLFKYDPISDGLPPPNPCQLLNSVITPFPFPPYFASLHHFIFSYHAKMETTCSLQGRDVVFHLWQQLETLLHGNITAEGLEILLPFILALMLEESTAIYAAXVLFEPISRVLGPRNANKYLLKPLINVYENPHYLRGRFYLYTDCLFCSXDVRLGLQAFLSSLLPHVLQVITGFESCDSESGGXCLXGLRAGTCNLGEEEEEDFQCGKVRSSSGSVTGNMGSGSGTSGGVGVVGDTGLVDYSSGISLNDQVFLTEAEDFQNGFYVNSATGVSAGKQQNQNATSKDQDQESLSVGKLSDKSSTSELSLGDGDSMRDRTSLKSADSSQDLKQASEGEEGGELEEEEVAETESKEQASEPSHPXSGANSFGCTEASGTTDATLEGEFVNGMVMGXTLAKVVVGEQEEEDDSDPSEESEEKEQKILLDTVCKTVRWLSAKLGPTVTSRYVARNLLRLLTNCYIGLKNHQFVAPASEESGVEDVGMGSVYEKKPVVGDQTAGPVLDCLIYIAQLYGEPVLTYQYLPYIGYLVSPPSSHASTHSKEASLLGAVALSRRSLSFSRITTLMDIADEDNQDVLLPLLDLLTTLEWGIPSGVQTRTAVCLKTLSLMALICLRIGREMVQQHMADTLRRFFAIFSLLHTLQPQLDSAPRRILGEVTVVDVCTPEESNVTYELGVLEELQTVFNPEMAHASYIPFYCLIGMKCIXYKIPCXRLGTGANHELVWQLAQSYHQSVSQGSPQSSLTTASRAEPPPSSISVSSGFGRRAVCNPFPAPSTSSTPLGDSLPESGTFGSHLVGNRIQVSRDHDFSGSPNLASSWGRSSHTGPLXHTASTFTTPSSGTASFSSSWVTGHTPEDSALKQELPRSGRSLQGNWLAYWQYEIGLNQQDPHFHFHQIRLQSFLGHSGTTKCLAPLAGEDYFLSGSKDKTVKLWPLYNHGDGTQEVEPRLTYAEHRKSVFYVGQLEASQEVASCDGTVHLWDQYTGKQIRSYEAVDGKNPITAVTTMPAPHCSVVFGSADSVLRFIDPRKPGLQHEFRLAYNNVSAGLIRYLAVSPAGRTVAAGFSSGFIVLLDARTGLVLKGWPAHEGDILQMKAAEGNLVISSSTDYTLTVWKDLEHKPLRQYKSQSDPIHAFDLYGSEIVTGTVANKIGVYSMADISLSPVSSTKLSSENFRGTLTSLAVLPTKRLLLLGSENGAIRLLA from the exons ATGGATTGGCTGATACATGCAGTAGAGAAAGACTTGGGGATTGACCGACGTCAGCTAGGCTCAGGACCCCGTCCCCGGGAACTTGTAGCCCTTGTTCCCTCACGCTGGGTGATGGGGCTCAGAGACAGGAGGGTCATTCGCTGTGCACGCTTTGACAGCATCAGCGAAACTGAAATTGGCACATACCTTCACTGTCCCCAGGCCAAATTGCCTCCTGGCTGGACTCGAGTATGTATTCAGGGTCTCCGGAAAAGCAAAGTGAGCTACAGATTGGCCAGAGACCCCTGCTATAATCAAACGGAATTCATCTTTCAGGATTCTTTCATCAAAACCATGCAGCGTGTGTCACAGCATAATGTCAG aaaccTGTGGCGGGAAGCTCATTACAAACTTGTGCAGCCGTATGCAGGACCAAATGAGCAGATGCATGTTGCGGCTGTAGATGCAGTGCGTCATGCACTACAAAAGCTTTTCAACACCACATTCATCTCATCTGACAAAATGTCACCTTCACTATCTCCTGCAAGAGAGAAGGACAAGGAAAACTGCTTTTCATCCACTTCATGTGGTTTTTCAAAGTCCCAGTCAGACCACTTGTGCCCTAATGTTCTCTCTGTTGAGTGTCTGCTTGAAACTGCAGATATGCTCTATGTTGTACAACCTTATACTCAGTATTCTCTCCATGATATCGTCTCCTTTAGCCCAGCCAAGCTCGCTAACAGCCATGCCAAAGTGTTGTTCATTCTCTACCAAGTACTAAAAGCCTTGCAGGCATGTCATGCAGCTGGTCTGTCTTGTGGAGAACTCTCACTGCAGGACATAGCAGTTGATGAACAACTTTGCAGTCGTCTCAAGCTCAGCCTTGCTCATTATGAGGACCTGACTATGGAGGGAGATGCAAAGAGTGATGTGACTGGTATACAGAACTCAAAAAATGTCCTAAGGAAGGAGGTGTGTGTGAGCCAAGAGAACAAGAGACTCTGTGAAGATTGCTTTGGTGAGCTCAAGACATTGGTCCTGGACTGGGTACATGGACGAGTCAGCAACTTCCGCTATTTGATGGAACTAAATAGGTTAGCAGGACGGCGAGATGGAGACCCAAATTATCACCCTGTGCTGCCGTGGGTGGTGGATTTCACTACGCCTTTTGGAAAATTCCGAGACCTTCGGAGGTCCAAGTTCAGGCTCAATAAGGGGGACAAACAGCTGGACTTCACTTACGAGATGACAAAGGAGGCTTTGGCAGCTGCAGGGGGCAATGGAGTAGGGGGTGGCAGTGTAGGAGGAGACCTCAGTGCCTCTGTAGGCACTGGTGGTGCTGGACAGCCTGACCATCTTCATGTACCTCATCACATTTCTGATGTGCTCTCAGACATCACCTACTATGTCTATAAAGCCCGCCAGACTCCCAGATCAGTGTTGTGCAGCCATGTTCGTTCCCAGTGGGAACCTAATGAATACCCAGCCAGCATGGAGCGCATGCAGAGCTGGACCCCTGATGAATGCATTCCAGAGTTTTACACAGATCCCACTATTTTCCGTTCAATTCACCCCGACATGCCAGACCTGGATGTGCCTTCCTGGTTGTAAATCTTGTGAAGAGTTCATGAGGTCCACCGTCACCTTCTGGAGAGCAGAGAGGTCT CGCATCTGCATCATTGGATAGACCTCACATTTGGCTACAAGCTCTCAGGCAAAGAAGCTGTGAAGGCCAAGAATGTGTGCTTGC TAGTGGATAACCACACCAATCTGACCACTTACGGTGTGGTACAGCTATTTGACCAACCCCACCCACCACGCTTATCTC TCCAGTATGCTCCAGCAGAACCACCTCTCCTAGGCCTTGCTGCTCTCAATGTGCCTTCTCTACACATCCCTCAATTTGATACCGTGGCCGACACTGTGGATGGAATGGTGCCAGAGTCCACTGGCTGTGAGTCTAGTGGGTGGACCATGGTGGATAAAGATGAAGAGCTTGAACAAGGCATGGAGGCCCTTGACTCATTAGCATCAGCTGGCTCTACTAGTTCTACTTCCAGCTCTGTGCCACTGCCAAACATTGGTTCAGCAGGAGGAAAGGTGGGAGGAGACAACACAGCACTCATAGTGTCCCAGTCTCCAGGCTCTTTCCCTGGTGACTTCACAAGCAGCTTAGGTCCAGGTTTACGCAGTGCTATGTTACAGAGAGGTgggcaaaccaacaaaaaacatggGGAGGGGAGTGTGAGTGTCACCAATGCAGAGGAAATCAAAATCAGCCTCCCTGAAGGCTTCAGTCCACTGCAGCCTTTGGAAGAGTTAGAGAAGCTGAATAATTTCCTGGTCAAGAGTCTTCATGCTGAAGTGTGGCATCCTGCAAGTGAAGGCACGAGAGAGAGTATGATAACTGAGTCTCTTCCCTCTCTTACGCTGCTCTACCAAAGAGATATGCAGGCCCTTGGTGTTGTTATTGCTGAGCTGTTTTACTCCTCTAAACTTAGAGGACTAAAACCAGGTGCCCCACTCAGACAGCGGTTCCAAGCGATCATGAAGCTATGCTCAGCCAGCCTCCGTGATGTACCCCTGTCTTTGCATTCATGCTCTTGAGGACCTCTGCTGCTCATAGAGAAGCACTCTGGCTCAGGGCATACACAAGCACTAGATTGCCCAcgtccactccttttcaaatatgatcCTATTAGCGATGGTCTGCCGCCCCCAAACCCTTGCCAGTTACTTAACTCTGTCATCACTCCATTTCCTTTCCCTCCGTATTTTGCTTCTCTTCATCATTTCATTTTCTCCTACCACGCCAAGATGGAGACAACATGTAGTCTGCAAGGAAGAGACGTGGTCTTTCATCTATGGCAGCAGCTTGAGACACTGTTACACGGTAACATCACTGCTGAGGGCCTTGAGATTCTGTTGCCTTTCATTCTAGCCCTCATGCTTGAGGAGTCCACTGCGATCTATGCTGC GGTACTTTTTGAGCCGATCTCTAGAGTCCTGGGTCCTAGGAATGCAAACAAGTATTTACTGAAGCCGTTGATCAATGTTTATGAAAACCCTCACTATCTGCGAGGACGTTTCTATCTTTACACTGACTGTTTATTCTGCAG TGATGTAAGGCTCGGTCTGCAGGCTTTTCTGTCCAGCCTACTCCCCCATGTGCTGCAGGTCATCACCGGCTTTGAAAGCTGTGACTCGGAGTCTGGAGGGTGATGCTTGTAAGGACTTAGGGCAGGTACATGTAATctgggagaggaagaggaagaagacttTCAGTGTGGCAAGGTACGTTCGTCGTCTGGGTCTGTTACTGGAAATATGGGAAGCGGAAGTGGAACGAGTGGAGGAGTTGGGGTAGTAGGAGACACAGGGCTGGTGGATTATTCCTCTGGCATCAGTCTCAATGACCAAGTGTTTCTTACAGAAGCAGAGGACTTTCAGAATGGTTTCTATGTGAACAGTGCAACTGGAGTTTCAGCTGGGAAGCAACAGAACCAGAATGCCACAAGTAAAGATCAGGACCAAGAGTCTCTGAGTGTGGGGAAACTGAGTGACAAAAGCAGCACAAGTGAACTCTCCCTGGGTGATGGAGACTCAATGCGGGACCGAACTAGTCTCAAGTCAGCTGATAGCAGCCAGGACCTTAAACAGGCCAGTGAGGGAGAGGAGGGTGGAGAGCTAGAGGAAGAAGAGGTGGCTGAGACTGAGAGTAAAGAGCAAGCCAGTGAACCTTCCCATCCCTAATCTGGAGCCAACTCTTTCGGTTGCACAGAAGCTTCAGGAACTACAGATGCCACTCTTGAGGGTGAATTTGTGAATGGAATGGTAATGG TGACACTGGCAAAGGTTGTTGTGggagagcaggaggaagaggatgacagTGATCCTTCAGAGGAATCTGAAGAGAAAGAGCAGAAAATTCTTTTAG acacagtctgCAAAACAGTTCGATGGCTATCAGCAAAGCTTGGACCAACAGTGACATCACGATATGTAGCCAGAAACTTGCTGCGATTACTCACAAATTGTTACATTG GGCTTAAAAATCACCAGTTTGTGGCCCCTGCATCTGAGGAAAGTGGTGTGGAAGATGTGGGAATGGGCAGTGTGTATGAGAAGAAACCTGTAGTTGGTGACCAGACAGCAGGGCCTGTGTTGGACTGTCTGATCTACATTGCACAGCTTTATGGAGAACCTGTGCTCACCTATCAGTACCTGCCTTATATAGGATATTTG GTGTCTCCGCCTTCTTCGCATGCGTCT ACACACAGTAAGGAGGCAAGTTTGCTTGGGGCTGTGGCATTGAGCAGAAGATCATTGTCTTTCTCTCGGATTACCACTCTAATGGATATTGCTGATGAAGATAACCAGGATGTGCTCCTGCCACTACTGGACCTGCTCACCACCCTCGAATGGGGTA TTCCCAGTGGGGTGCAGACACGCACTGCTGTCTGTCTC AAAACACTCAGTCTAATGGCTCTCATCTGTCTACGTATTGGGAGGGAGATGGTTCAGCAGCATATGGCTGACACTCTGCGACGGTTCTTTGCTATTTTCTCCCTGCTGCATACTTTGCAGCCTCAG CTGGACAGCGCCCCTCGTAGAATCTTGGGAGAAGTcacagtggtggatgtttgtacCCCCGAGGAGTCAAATGTCACATATGAGTTGGGGGTTCTGGAGGAGCTGCAGACAGTGTTTAATCCTGAGATGGCCCATGCATCCTACATCCCCTTCTACTGCCTCATAGGTATGAAATGCATTTAATACAAAATTCCCTGTTAA CGATTGGGAACTGGTGCCAATCACGAGCTAGTTTGGCAGTTAGCTCAGTCATATCATCAGAGTGTGAGCCAAGGGAGCCCACAGTCCAGCCTCACAACAGCATCTAGAGCGGAACCACCTCCCTCCTCCATTAGTGTCTCCTCTGGTTTTGGCAGACGAGCGGTTTGCAACCCATTCCCTGCACCTTCAACTAGCTCCACCCCCCTGGGGGACTCCCTTCCTGAGTCAGGCACATTTGGCAGCCACCTTGTAGGAAATCGTATTCAGGTGTCTCGAGACCATGATTTTAGTGGTTCACCCAACCTGGCCAGCTCATGGGGGCGCTCCAGTCATACAGGCCCATT TCACACCGCCTCCACCTTTACGACTCCATCTTCTGGCACAGCCTCCTTTTCCTCTTCATGGGTCACAGGCCACACTCCAGAGGACAGCGCTTTGAAGCAGGAGCTCCCACGCAGCGGGCGCTCTCTGCAGGGC AACTGGCTCGCCTACTGGCAGTATGAGATTGGACTCAATCAGCAGGATCCACATTTCCACTTCCACCAAATTCGACTGCAGAGCTTCCTTGGTCACTCAGGCACCACAAAGTGTTTGGCACCACTAGCAGGAGAGGATTACTTCCTCTCTGGTAGCAAAGACAAGACTGTAAAGCTTTGGCCCCTCTATAACCATGGTGATGGAACACAGGAAGTGGAGCCCAGACTGACATATGCTGAACATCGCAAGTCAGTGTTCTATGTTGGACAGCTAGAGGCGTCACAGGAAGTAGCTAGCTGTGATGGTACTGTGCACCTGTGGGACCAGTATACAG GAAAGCAGATTCGCTCATATGAAGCAGTGGATGGTAAGAACCCCATTACAGCTGTCACTACTATGCCAGCTCCACACTGCAGCGTTGTCTTTGGCAGTGCAGATTCTGTTCTCCGCTTCATTGATCCCCGCAAACCAGGACTACAG CATGAATTCCGTCTGGCATACAACAATGTGAGTGCTGGGCTCATCCGTTACCTGGCTGTGAGCCCTGCAGGGCGCACTGTGGCTGCAGGTTTTTCATCTGGCTTCATTGTTCTGCTAGACGCTCGCACAGGGCTGGTTCTGAAGGGCTGGCCAGCTCATGAGGGGGATATCCTCCAAATGAAG GCTGCAGAAGGAAACCTGGTCATTAGCTCCTCCACTGACTACACACTCACGGTGTGGAAAGACCTGGAACATAAGCCTCTCCGTCAGTACAAGTCGCAGTCTGACCCCATCCATGCCTTCGACCTTTACGGTTCAGAGATTGTAACTGGGACAGTGGCTAACAAGATCGGGGTGTACTCCATGGCTGATATCTCCCTGAGCCCTGTTAGCAGCACAAAGCTGAGCTCAGAGAACTTCCGCGGCACCCTGACCAGCCTGGCAGTCCTTCCCACCAAGAGGCTCCTGCTGCTCGGCTCTGAGAACGGGGCCATCCGGTTGTTAGCTTAA
- the serpinf2b gene encoding LOW QUALITY PROTEIN: serpin peptidase inhibitor, clade F (alpha-2 antiplasmin, pigment epithelium derived factor), member 2b (The sequence of the model RefSeq protein was modified relative to this genomic sequence to represent the inferred CDS: inserted 1 base in 1 codon): MDLRLTLLFICICSKAAINAEVAENESIPLVPLMPSHPVESVETHTAQPETAATIASPIPTTLTTLTSRPNGSXSEEEDEGGCLSISRSPRSRDAVAAAIQKLGMELLQNLETTPEQPNIIISPFSISLALSQLALGAVNETEELLMHHLHDHTLPCYHQSLHYVLKHLRNNDLQIATRIFLRKGFEPKENFVLESQRLYDSEPAVLESLEQINEWVEKETKGKMSNFLSTLPPNLLLMLINAVHFKGEWKARFDPRFTTRGVFYLDDKHMVDVEVMEDAKHPLRLFNDNDLDAQVASFPFLKSMSLLVVMPMSSQVNMTSLAAKINITDLYDRLPRERAVQVKVPKFKLEYTQELQDVFIKLGLGEMFFNPNLAEMAEGPLLVSSVLHKSTMEINEEGAEAAAATTVVISRASNPVFHLTQPFFFALMDDATKIPVFMGVINNPNPEGPVLQRGEFGNKDKVGYPLDKNHVGSFGGPPK; encoded by the exons ATGGACCTTCGTCTGACACTCCTGTTCATCTGTATCTGCAGCAAAGCAGCCATT AATGCTGAGGTGGCAGAAAATGAGTCAATACCACTGGTGCCATTGATGCCCAGCCACCCCGTAGAG AGTGTAGAAACTCATACAGCACAACCAGAAACTGCAGCTACCATAGCATCACCCATTCCAACAACACTAACAACACTAACTAGTAGGCCCAATGGGA TATCAGAGGAAGAGGACGAAGGGGGATGTCTGTCAATCAGCCGAAGCCCTCGGTCTAGGGATGCCGTTGCTGCTGCCATTCAGAAACTGGGCATGGAGCTCCTGCAGAACCTGGAGACAACACCAGAGCAGCCAAATATCATAATCTCTCCGTTCAGCATTTCATTAGCCCTCTCTCAACTTGCCCTAG GTGCAGTCAATGAAACAGAAGAGTTGCTGATGCATCACCTCCACGACCATACTCTGCCCTGCTATCACCAGTCTCTGCATTATGTTCTGAAGCATCTCAGAAACAATGATTTACAAATTGCCACAAGGATCTTCCTGCGCAAAG GGTTTGAGCCAAAGGAAAACTTTGTTCTTGAATCTCAGCGGCTATATGACTCAGAACCAGCAGTTTTGGAGAGTCTTGAGCAGATAAATGAATGGGTAGAGAAGGAAACAAAAGGAAAGATGTCCAACTTTCTCTCAACTTTACCACCAAATTTGCTCCTTATGCTCATTAATGCCGTCCATTTCAAAG GAGAATGGAAAGCTCGATTCGACCCACGCTTCACCACCAGAGGTGTGTTCTACCTTGATGACAAGCACATGGTTGATGTAGAAGTGATGGAAGATGCCAAACATCCCCTGAGATTATTTAATGATAATGACCTGGACGCCCAG GTAGCAAGCTTCCCATTCCTGAAGTCGATGAGCCTGTTGGTAGTCATGCCCATGTCCAGCCAGGTGAATATGACTTCACTGGCTGCAAAGATAAATATCACTGACCTTTATGACCGTCTGCCAAGGGAGAGAGCCGTTCAAGTTAAAGTGCCCAAATTCAAGCTGGAGTATACTCAAGAGCTACAGGATGTTTTCATCAAATTAG GCCTTGGAGAAATGTTTTTCAATCCCAACTTGGCTGAAATGGCTGAAGGCCCCCTGCTGGTGTCCAGTGTTCTGCATAAATCCACCATGGAGATAAATGAGGAGGGGGCGGAAGCAGCTGCAGCCACTACTGTGGTCATCTCACGGGCATCAAACCCTGTTTTCCACCTCACTCAGCCCTTCTTCTTTGCCCTTATGGATGACGCGACTAAAATACCAGTCTTCATGGGTGTGATCAACAACCCTAATCCTGAAGGTCCTGTCTTGCAGAGAGGAGAATTTGGAAATAAAGATAAAGTGGGATACCCTCTTGACAAGAATCATGTTGGCTCATTCGGAGGCCCACCTAAATAG